From one Sardina pilchardus chromosome 6, fSarPil1.1, whole genome shotgun sequence genomic stretch:
- the baalca gene encoding BAALC binder of MAP3K1 and KLF4 a: MGCGGSRADTIEPRYYESWTRETESTWLTNTDTEIGQAMASNNNNQRGISDTGSASIKPCTTTCSGKGEDGRPSGLVPSSGAPGREKKMVNTATQCGKPPLLASGSSGSKGRLLHREESKPKGRKLSSKEAAISKSVRQSSCPEDSASDVK, from the exons ATGGGTTGTGGAGGCAGCAGGGCTGATACAATCGAACCCCGTTACTATGAGAGTTGGACAAGGGAGACCGAGTCGACATGGCTCACGAACACCGACACGGAGATTGGCCAAGCTATGGCcagtaacaacaacaatcagCGTGGGATATCTGACACCGGCAGTGCATCAATTAAACCATGCACGACAACTTGCTCAG GTAAAGGAGAGGATGGACGTCCGTCTGGGCTCGTGCCCTCCTCTGGGGCCCCTGGCAGAGAAAAGAAGATGGTGAACACAGCCACCCAGTGTGGGAAGCCTCCGCTTCTTGCCAGCGGTAGCAGTGGAAGCAAAGGCAGGCTTCTGCACAGGGAAGAG AGTAAACCGAAAGGCAGGAAATTGTCGTCCAAGGAGGCTGCCATATCAAAGAGCGTCCGACAGAGCTCCTGCCCTGAGGACAGCGCGTCTGATGTCAAGTAA
- the atp6v1c1a gene encoding V-type proton ATPase subunit C 1-A: MTEFWLISAPGEKTCQQTWDKMMQATTRTNNLSTNHKFNIPDLKVGTLDVLVGLSDELAKLDSFVESVVKKVAQYMADVLEDSRDKVQENLLANGVDLVTYITRFQWDMAKYPIKQSLKNISEIVSKQVTQIDNDLKARASAYNNLKGNLQNLERKNAGSLLTRSLADIVKKEDFVLDSEYLITMIVVVPKTSYADWQKTYETLSEMVVPRSTNLLFEDQESGLFSVTLFRKAIDDFRLKARENKFMVRDFQYNEEEMKADKEEMTRLSTDKKKQFGPLVRWLKVNFSEAFIAWIHIKALRVFVESVLRYGLPVNFQAMLMQTNKKTIKKLREVLYDLYKHLDSSAASIMEQPAMDIPGLNLSQQEYYPYVYYKIDCNLLDFK, translated from the exons ATGACAGAGTTCTGGTTAATTTCTGCTCCTGGAGAGAAGACTTGTCAACAGACATGGGACAAGATGATGCAAGCCACCACCCGCACCAACAACTTGTCCACTAACCACAAATTCAACATTCCTGACTTAAAG GTCGGGACACTAGATGTCTTGGTGGGACTGTCCGACGAGCTGGCCAAACTGGACTCCTTTGTCGAGAG TGTGGTGAAGAAGGTCGCGCAGTACATGGCCGACGTGCTGGAGGACAGCCGAGACAAAGTTCAGGAGAACCTGCTGGCCAATGGAG TTGATCTGGTTACCTACATCACAAGGTTTCAGTGGGACATGGCCAAGTATCCCATCAAGCAGTCTTTAAAGAACATCTCTGAGATTGTATCCAAG caAGTGACACAGATTGACAACGACCTGAAGGCCAGGGCCTCAGCCTACAACAATCTGAAGGGCAACCTGCAGAATCTGGAGAGGAAGAATGC GGGGAGTCTACTGACCAGGAGTTTGGCTGATATTGTCAAGAAGGAGGACTTTGTGCTGGACTCTGAGTATCTGATCACAATGATTGTGGTTGTACCAAA GACAAGTTATGCTGACTGGCAAAAGACGTATGAAACCCTTTCAGAGATGGTGGTCCCCCGATCTACAAA TCTGCTGTTTGAGGACCAGGAGAGCGGCCTGTTCAGCGTCACCCTCTTCAGGAAGGCCATCGACGACTTCAGACTCAAGGCCCGGGAGAACAA ATTCATGGTGAGGGACTTCCAGTATAATGAGGAAGAGATGAAGGCAGACAAGGAGGAGATGACCCGGCTGTCTACCGACAAGAAGAAGCAGTTT GGCCCTCTGGTGCGATGGCTGAAGGTGAACTTCAGCGAGGCCTTCATTGCATGGATCCACATCAAAGCCCTGAGAGTGTTTGTGGAGTCGGTCTTAAG GTACGGCCTGCCGGTGAACTTCCAGGCCATGCTGATGCAGACCAACAAGAAGACCATTAAGAAGCTCCGGGAGGTTCTGTATGACCTGTACAAGCATCTGGACAGCAGCGCCGCCTCCATTATGGAA CAGCCTGCCATGGACATCCCGGGTCTGAACCTCAGCCAGCAGGAGTACTACCCCTACGTGTACTACAAGATCGATTGCAACCTCCTAGACTTCAAATAG